The Augochlora pura isolate Apur16 chromosome 4, APUR_v2.2.1, whole genome shotgun sequence genome segment ATTTAAAGCAACTTTAGGGAAGTCGAAATCAATGCACCCAACCGATTCGGTACTTATTGCTCACTCAGGGAAAGCAAATTCAACAGCACTTGTGCAACTTATAAAAGATAATGCAAATGAATTGGCTTCTAAAAGACTCCGATTTAAGTGTAAACTATTGTATATAGatggtaatattaatgtttaaatttgtaacaacttctatataaaataataactatagaCAAATTTAAccaattgttatttattctttcatatttatctATAGATGGCATGGTTAAAGGGTTGTCATTGGAAGAAAGGAAATGTGTTCGAAATGGATTGATTAAAGAAGCAGATAATCTAAAAATGACAATGTATGTAACTTATTTGACAACTTTTACTAATGATATTCATTGCGAAGAGATTCAGAACACAGATGGCCCACGAGCAAATACAACTCGTGACGATGAATTTATAAGAGAAGTGTTCCATGGTATGGAAAGTGAAACAGCAAAGGATGAATTATTGAGgcaattgaaaagaaaactaTATGTATCGGCAGCTCGCAAGCTGAACTGTAATAAAGTTTTTGTTGCCGATACTTCCATTGATCTTGCGATAAAAGTACTTGAAGACGTATCAACGGGAAGAGGTTCTCAGGTGCCacaaaatgtttctttttccgaTACAAGATCCAACGATATAACATTGCTTAGACCGCTCAGAGATTTTACACAGGATGACATAGAAGGCTATTTGAAGTGTCATAACTTAACTCCAATTTTTACTTCTAAAATGTATAATCAATTACAGCCTATTTCTATACGAACCATTACAAAAAACTTTGTTTGTCAATTAGATTCTAATCTTAATGGTACTGTATCTACCATATATCGCACCAGTGAAAAATTAGCAACAAAGATAGAGAAAACGCATAATGTAAACAGCCATGGGAGCACCGATGTTGTCAATAATGTATCTGCCTTGAACAATACCTGCATACTTTGTGAATTGACTCTAAATTCTACTAACTCGCAAGAACAACTTTCGGTCGTTCAAGCAAGAATATTTTCCCAATTGGTATCAACATGCGTAGATCCTCTGATAAGTACAGCATCTAGTTTGCTCGATCTTCACAGTGAACCAAATAATGAACAAgtacaagaaataaatggaTCGTTAAAGAAGCATTGTCACTGTGACAGTGGTACAGATATTTCACATAATACAGAATCTGTGCAATCAGATTTAGTCGAAGCTCATTTATGTTACGGTTGTAAACTGTTTGTCTCAGATTCAAAACGAACATATAATTTGCTATACTGTGTTTTACATgagaaaattcaagaaaaattacaaataactCGTTTGCAGAAAGATATAgccgaatttttattatagaaatcatTGCTTTAATGAACTTGTAATATGAAGATTATGTGAAATTTTGtgagatttaattttactgtgtaaacaaattaaagtaCTATGTTCAATATCTCGGGTAccatttccttttcttctcattatttattcattatatctattctaatttttatcatattgtTGCACATCATTATAATACCCTAATACaggaaaatagaatattaagaGGTATACactgaaaaaatataagagGGGACAAACTTGAGTCGATCGGAATTCAGTAAAAAGAGACAGGTTCTAGCGGATCCCATTTGTTAAATCCCTCCTACAGCATATTTCAGAGCAGTCTACAAAAATGCTGTGCATCTATCTTGTCCAGTTAATACCGAGCTCTACTTTAAGGTTTTGGTTTCTACGTGTCTAGTCGCAAGAAATTATCTGGTTCTTAGCCAATAGGAGATAATATCAACTGTTTCGTAACGTCGCAATATATTACTAGACCATGCCACGCTGCTAACGATGGTTCATTGAAGGTAAAATCACTTTGTCCGTATCGCAATGCGCGTCATTGGTGAAGATACTTCAGGCTTGGTCAGTAGTCGATGTCAACAATACAGTTGTTCGTACTCAAAATATTACGTAAATCTGATTAGTAAGTAATTGAAACGCCATTTGtcgcaattttaaattattttaaagatgttTTTAGGTAATAGAATCATGTTGAATTTCTATAGTGTTCAGTGTTCCTGCAAAACAGACAGTGAAATATATCCCAAAAGcgattattataactattaggTTAAGCGAAATGCATTTACCTTTAATACTATGGATATATAGACACGTAATTGATCTAAATCCGTTTAATTTCCTCTACACCCGGTTTTTGTCTAAACCATTAGTTTGACGTATTAATAGGAATATGTTTGTTATATTCATGTAATTGTAAGCTTGaagtgaaatttttgttaatttcagAACTATGAATCAGACAGCAACACCATTTCTGCATCACGAATCGATATCACCATTAAATACTATTCGTTCCAAACAGCATCATCAGATCTGCAATGTATTTGCGATACGCCTTGCAAAGTGCACAGATGCCTATGGTGTGTGGAAGTCGCAGGAAAAATGTAAAGATTTAGACGATGACCTAGTGGAATGTTTATATGGACTAAAAAGGAGAAAACGGGTAGAACTTATGGACAAAGTACGTAAACAAGAAATGAAAGATGGAAAAAGAGATTACTTGCCACCAATACGTTCAGATTACATCTAATGCAATTTACCAGTTAGTATCAAGCATATGCGAcccattaaataattataagaaggGAAGGGAGTTTAATGTAGAACAGTGAATgtatcgatgaaattaaattacattgtacgattagaaaatatgtaatattctatttttctgtttccccTAAAGTAAGATTTTGTTACGCATGGTGTGTGGTGCGTAGgttcgcgcgcgtgcgcgcatTTGCGTGTACACGTGCattgtaaattaatgttacGCATTGCTATGGGTTTTGAGAAATTTGGAAAAACTGGAGAAAATTGGATCTAATATCGAAAAAAGTAACAAGAGTTCCAAGTAGATAGAACGGAAAGTGAAATTGAAACACAACGTCAGGGAAACGCGTGCATATGTACGTACGTAAACGTATgcagataaatatttgatgcACATCGTCGCTAGATGGCaggaatatattaaatggaGGAGCGAATGGTACACAACAAGGGCCGTATGAAGTAGCTTG includes the following:
- the Ctu2 gene encoding cytosolic thiouridylase subunit 2, encoding MCTLNSIECDTCETNQTIQNAITGTSNDTVSICATNAKLLCAKCEFKEIQILSRSKCGYCKACFVSVLMHKFKATLGKSKSMHPTDSVLIAHSGKANSTALVQLIKDNANELASKRLRFKCKLLYIDDGMVKGLSLEERKCVRNGLIKEADNLKMTMYVTYLTTFTNDIHCEEIQNTDGPRANTTRDDEFIREVFHGMESETAKDELLRQLKRKLYVSAARKLNCNKVFVADTSIDLAIKVLEDVSTGRGSQVPQNVSFSDTRSNDITLLRPLRDFTQDDIEGYLKCHNLTPIFTSKMYNQLQPISIRTITKNFVCQLDSNLNGTVSTIYRTSEKLATKIEKTHNVNSHGSTDVVNNVSALNNTCILCELTLNSTNSQEQLSVVQARIFSQLVSTCVDPLISTASSLLDLHSEPNNEQVQEINGSLKKHCHCDSGTDISHNTESVQSDLVEAHLCYGCKLFVSDSKRTYNLLYCVLHEKIQEKLQITRLQKDIAEFLL
- the Nd-15 gene encoding NADH dehydrogenase (ubiquinone) 15 kDa subunit translates to MSTIQLTMNQTATPFLHHESISPLNTIRSKQHHQICNVFAIRLAKCTDAYGVWKSQEKCKDLDDDLVECLYGLKRRKRVELMDKVRKQEMKDGKRDYLPPIRSDYI